In the genome of Nonomuraea sp. NBC_00507, the window CGCTCGACAGCGACGTGGTGATCAGCCGTGACGTCACCACGCAGAGCGCGAACTGCAGCAGCACGGCCGGCACGCCGAGCAGGACGCCGCCGATGTTGACAGGCAGCGCGATCAGCGCGCCGATCGTGACGATCAGCATCGCGGCCGGCCAGACGCCCGTTACGGACGCGGTGAACATGCCGACCGCCAGCGTGCGCGTCCGCAGCGGGAACAACGACAACTTGGCCGGGTCGAGCGTGTCGTCCAGGCCGAACGCCATCAGCGGCACGATCATCCAGCCGAACAGGAAGAACGCGAACGCCACGATCACGAGCGAGGTCCTGATGTCGCCGGGCGCCAGCCGGAGCAGGCTCATCAGGAGGAAGCCGAACGCGGCCAGACCGGTGGCCATGATCAGGGTGAAGATGAACCCGAGCTTGCGCTGGAGGTCGCCGCGCAGGTTGCCGGCCAGCAGCCGGAGCTTCAGCCGCGCGAACAGCGACACCGTGTTCATGGGGCTGTTCATGGGGCTTCCTTGGTCTTGGCGCCCAGCCAGCTCAGTCCTGCCTCGCGGCCCGGCGCCGAGCCGCCGACCAGGTCAAGGAACGCCTGGTTGAGGCTGCGGCCGCCGCGCACCTGCTCCAGTGACCCCTGCGCCACGATGTGTCCCGCATTCATCACCGACACCCAGTCGCACAGCCGCTCGACCAGGTCCATCACGTGACTGGAGAAGATGACGGTCGAGCCGGACGCGGTGAAGCGCTGGAGCACCTCGGTGAGCGTGTTGGCGCTGACCGGATCGACGCCCTCGAACGGCTCGTCCAGGAACAACACCGACGGGTTGTGCAATAACGCGGCCGCCAGGCCGATCTTCTTGCGCATGCCGGTGGAGTAGTCCACGACCAGCTTGTCGGCGGCGCCGGCCAGGTCCATCAGGTGCAGCAGCTCGCCGGCCCGCTGCTCCACCTCACCTTTGGGGATGCCGCGCAACCGCCCCGCGTAGAGGAGCAGCTCGCGGCCCGACAGGCGCTCGAACAGCCGCAATCCCTCCGGCAGCACCCCGATGCGGGCCTTGACCTCGACGGGATCGCGCCACACGTGGAGCCCGTCCACCTCGGCCGACCCGCCGTCCGGCCGGAGCAACCCGGTGATCATGCTGAGCGTGGTCGTCTTGCCCGCGCCGTTGGGTCCGACCAGGCCCGCGAAGCTGCCGGCGGGGACGACGAGATCGACTCCTGCCACCGCGACCTGCTGTCCGTATCGCTTGAACAGGCCCTGGGTGCGAACGGCATCCGTCATGGAACCAATCTATGAGGAGAGACTAGCCTTGCGCGTATGAGCGCAGCTGCGGAATCCATGCCGGACAAGCCGGATATCCATACGACTGCCGGAAAGATCGCCGACCTCGAGCGCCGCCTCGATGAGGCCGTGCATGCCGGGTCCGCGGCGGCGGTGGAGAAGCAGCACGCCAAGGGCAAGATGACGGCCAGGGAGCGGGTGCTCACGCTGCTGGACGAGGGCTCGTTCGTGGAGTTCGACGAGTTCGCCAGGCACCGGTCCACCATGTTCGGGCTGGACAAGCGACGGCCGTACGGCGACGGGGTGATCACTGGGCACGGCACCGTCGACGGGCGGCAGGTGTGCGTGTTCTCGCAGGACGTGACCGTGTTCGGCGGCTCGCTCGGCGAAGTGTACGGCGAGAAGATCGTCAAGGTCCTGGACATGGCGCTCAAGACCGGCTGCCCGATCATCGGGATCAACGAGGGCGGCGGCGCGCGGATCCAGGAGGGCGTGGTCGCGCTCGGTCTCTACGCGGAGATCTTCAAGCGCAATGTGCACGCCTCCGGCGTGATCCCGCAGATCTCGCTCATCATGGGCGCGGCGGCCGGCGGGCACGTCTACTCCCCCGCGCTGACCGACTTCGTCGTGATGGTGGACCAGACGTCGCAGATGTTCATCACGGGCCCGGACGTGATCAAGACGGTGACGGGCGAGGAGGTCACGTTCGAGGAGCTCGGCGGGGCCCGCACACACAACACGAAGTCGGGCGTGGCGCACTACCAGGCCGCCGACGAGGAGGACGCGCTCGACTACGTCAAGGCGCTGCTGTCGTACCTGCCGTCGAACAACCTCGACGAGGCTCCGGTCTTCGAGGCCGCCGCGGATCTGGAGCCGGATCCCGAGCTGGACGAGGTGATCCCGGACTCGCCGAACCAGCCGTACGACATGCACCAGGTGATCGAGCACGTGCTCGACGACGGAGAGTTCCTGGAAGTGCACGCGTTGTTCGCGCCGAACGTCGTCGTGGGGTACGGCCGGGTGGACGGCCAGCCGGTCGGGGTGGTCGCGAACCAGCCCATGCATTTCGCCGGATGTCTGGATATCAACGCATCCGAGAAGGCCGCGAGATTTATTCGAACATGTGATGCTTTTAATATTCCAATCCTGACTTTCGTTGATGTACCGGGTTTCCTGCCCGGCACGGATCAGGAATGGAACGGAATCATCCGCCGCGGCGCCAAGCTCCTCTACGCCTACGCCGAGGCCACCGTGCCGCTGATCACGGTGATCACCAGGAAGGCGTACGGCGGCGCGTACGACGTCATGGGGTCCAAGCACCTCGGCGCGGACATCAACCTGGCCTGGCCCACCGCGCAGATCGCGGTCATGGGCGCACAGGGCGCGGTCAACATTCTTTACCGGCGCGAGCTGGCCGCCGCCGAGGATTCGGACACCGAGCGGGCCAGGCTCGTCACCGAGTACGAGGACACGCTGGCCAACCCGTACATCGCGGCGGAGCGCGGCTACGTGGACGCGGTGATCCGGCCGTCCGAGACCCGGCCCCAGGTCGTCAGGGCGCTGCGGGCGCTGCGGAACAAGCGAGCCACCCTCCCGCCGAAGAAGCATGGGAACATCCCGCTATGACGCCACATCTGCGTATTGTCCGGGGCGACGCCACGCCCGAGGAGATCGCCGCGTTGGTGACCGCGCTCGCCACACGACACGCCCAACCGTCAACGCCTCCCCAACCCCGTCGGCAAACATGGCGAAACCCCGCCAGAGGCATGCGTAAGCCTGTCCTTCCCGGGAAGTCGGCATGGCGGATGAGCGCTCTACCTTAGATAGATCCTGGGAAACGGGTGTCAAGCTCGCCGGGAGTTGGGACTATCTAGAGAAAGTAGGCGTATATAGTCGGCCGATCAACTAACACCGCGGCCTGGAGGACGACATGGCCATCCCAGACCTCATGCCGCATCCTGTGGCAGCCAAGTACGCCGTCCTAGTGGATGTCGGTTATCTGTACGCGGCGGCAGGTGAAGTGCTGCTCGGCGCCAAGGAGCGCAAGGAATATCGGGTGGCCGCTGATGAGCTCATCCAGAGTCTACAGAAACATGCAGAGGCACGTATTTCTGGCGAACTTCTGCGGATCTATTGGTATGACGCCGCCCGTGACCGCGTGCCCACCGTCGACCAGCGGGTCATCGCCCAGCTCCCTTGGGTCAAGGTGCGACTTGGCAACCTGAACGCCCGTGGCCAGCAGAAAGGCGTGGACGCGCAGATCAGGAGCGATCTGGAGGCCCTGGCGAGGCATCATGCGGTCACCGACACGATCCTGCTGGCGGGTGACGAGGACATGGTCCCGGCGGTGGAGGCCGCTCAGGCGTACGGCGTGCGTATCCACCTGTGGGGCGTCGAGCCGCCGTACGGCACCAACCAGGCCGAGCGCCTGGTGTGGGAGTCCGACACCGTAGAAGTGATCTCTGCTGATTTCCTGAGGCCGTTTTTCAGCCGTGCTCCCCAGCCCGTCCCCGTCACCCCGCCCGCCGCTCCCTCGCCCGCGCAGGTCTTCGCCGGACGCGCGCCCGCCAAGCCGCACGCCAAGCCGGGGCAGGTGGCCAAGCTCGGGCCGAGCCGGCCGCGCGTGGAGGACGTGGGCGAGCACGTGGCGCAGAAGTGGATCCTCACCCGTGGCCGCGACAACATCCGCGACCTGCTGCCGGGGCCGATCCTGCCGACCGTGATCGACACGGAGCTGCTGATCGAGGCGGAGAAGGAGCTCGGCCACTCGCTGCGGCCGTTCCCCGAGGCCCGGGTGTGGCTGCGTGACGGTTTCTGGGCCCGCGTTTACCGCGAGTTCGACCTGGGGGTGGGGGTCTCGTCCAAGTAGGCGGCGGCCCGCCGGCGAGCAGACTCGGGGAGATGTCCGATTCCTGCGGGTCGTGGGCTGTGACCTGCCGACCTGGCATTTCACGGTCGCGTCCGATTTCCGCCAGTCAGCCGCCTGAGAAGCGCATACCGTCGAAGACATGTCACCACTTGAGCTCGACTTCGACTCCTGCTACCGGGCCGTCTCGGCCAGGGACGCCCGGTTCGACGGGCGCTTCTACACGGCGGTGACGACGACGCGCATCTACTGCCGCCCGATCTGCCCCGCCCGTACGCCGGCCTCCCGCAACGTGCGTTTCTACCGGCACGCGGCGTCGGCCGAGGCCGCCGGGTTCCGCCCGTGCAAGCGTTGCCGTCCCGAGCTCTCCCCCGGGGATCCCGGCTGGGACGTCCGCGGCGACCTCGTCGGCCGGGCTTTGCGCCTGATCGACGACGGCGGGGCCGACGAGCAGGGCGTCGTGGGGCTGGCCAGGCGGCTGCACATCACCGAGCGGCACCTGCACCGGCTGTTCGTGGCCGAGCTGGGTGTCGGGCCGCTGGCGGTGGCGCGGACGAAGCGGCTGCTGCTGGCCAAACAGCTCCTGACCGAGACGGGGCTGCCGGTGACGGAGGTGGCGTTCGCGGCAGGGTTCGGGAGCGTGCGGCAGTTCAACGCGACGATGCGGGAGACGTACGGCTTCACGCCCAGCGAGCTGCGGGCCACGGCCGGACCGCGGGTCTCCGACGCGACGCTCAGGCTGCGGCTGCACCGGCGGGAGCCGTACGACGTGGAGGGGGTCTTCGCGTTCCTGGCCTCCCGGGCGATTCCCGGGCTGGAGGTGGCGGACCGGACGTCGTACTCGCGGGCTGTGCCGGGCGGGACGATCACGCTCACCCCGCGGCCGGACCACATCGCCCTGGACGTGGCGGTGGAGGACACGCGGCAGCTCGCCCGCGTCGTGGCCCGCTGCCGCCGCCTCCTCGACCTGGACGCCGACCCGGACGCCATTGCCGAGATCCTCGGCCAGACCTCGCTCGGCCCCCTCGTGTCGGCCCGGCCGGGATTGCGCGTGCCGGGGACGTTCGATGGGTTCGAGCTGGCGGTGCGGGCGGTCGTGGGCCAGCAGATCTCGGTGGCGGGCGCCCGTACCCTGCTCGGCCGCATCGTCGCCAGAGCCGCCGCACCCGGCGGCCTCTTCCCCACGCCGGCCCACCTCCTGGAGACCGACCTCACCGGCCTGGGCCTGACCAACCGCCGGATCGAGACCCTCAAGGACCTGGCCGCGCGCCTGGCCGAGGGCCAGATCGACCTGGACGGCGGCCAGGACCCCGCGGAAGCCGTGACGGGACTGCTCGAAGTCCCCGGCATCGGCCCGTGGACGGCCAGCTACATCGCGTTGCGGGCCCTTCGCGACCCCGACGCCTGGCCCGCGGGCGACCTCGTGCTCAAGAAGCGCATGGCCGCCCTGGGCATCACTGACGACCACATCGAGCGGTGGCGGCCCTGGCGGGCCTACGCCGCGCTGCACCTCTGGAGCTCATCATGATCGCTGCACAGCTCATCCCGACCCCCATGGGGCCTCTGTCCCTGCTGTCCCGCGAGGGAATCCTGGTCGCGGCCGGCTTCACCGCCGACCCGAAGGAGATGTACGCCCGCCTCACGCCCGCACTCCAGGCGGAGGGCCTGGAGGTGGTGGACGACCTGGGGGCGGCGTCGGAGGCCGTCCGCGCGTACCTGTCGGGCGACCTGGCCGCCCTGGACGCCATCCCGGTCTCCCAGCCCGGCTCACCGACCCGCAAGCGGCTCCACGCGGCGTTGCGTGAGGTCAAGGCGGGGACCACCGTCTCGTACGCGGAGCTGGCCGAACGGGCCGGACTACCGAAGACGGCTGCCCGGGCAGCCGGGTCGGCCTGCGCCCAGAACCTGATCGCACCGTTCGTCCCCTGCCACCGGGTGCTGCCCAGCTCTGGGGGATATGGCGGCTATTACTACGGCGTACCGGTCAAAGAGTGGCTGCTTGCCCACGAATCCGGAGGAATCACTAACCTATAGTAATGCCTTGACTGCATTCGGTAATGCGTTCGGCATGCCAACGCGGAGGATGGGCAGCGATGAGAACACATGAGAACGAGAGCGAGTCAGCCCAAGACGCCATAGCGCGCATAGCTACGGCCGTCTATTGGGCCAGACAGGTCGCCGACGCAGCAGTAGGCCATATGGATGCCGACGGGACGAACAAGGAAATACCCCAGGCCGTCCCGTTGATCGTAACGGTTCGCTGTAGTCACATGCCAGACGAAGCGTAGGCGCGGATCGACGCGTGGACTGACAAGACGACGGCCATAGGTCGGCTCGAGAAGGCAGCTCTTGCCAAGGAATTCGAGGAGTCGTTCGTCTGAACAAAGCAGGCGGGGCTGGCGCAACACCCAGTGTGCCGGCCCTGTCTGCTCACATCGAGGGCGCCAAGCGCTGAGGCTGAATGCCGTCACCCCAGCCACCCCCACCACGCTCAGCAGGGCAGCGGTCCACCTGGGAGCCGCAAAGCCGAAGTCGGCGTCGATCGTGAGATCTGCTCCAAAGGAGCCGATCTCACGAAACGGGTAGCAGCCCGTTGATGGCAACCGGATCCCCCGCGTAAATAATGCGGGGGCTTTCAGCCGAGATGGCTGGAGGCACGTGTGTTGCCAGCACCAGCCAACAATCATCGCAAGGAGGTGACCGACGTTGGCTACGTTCCGCGTACGACAGAAGACCGACCGCGCTGTGCTTCACCAGCAGCGCGCTCTCGAATTCGGGTCAGCAGACAACCCCGGGATCAGGGACGAAACGGGGCTCGAAGGCTATAGCGCACCGGGCGCGGGACATGTGCGAGGTGAGACCCCCGGCAGTTCACCTGCCGCCGGGGGCGTTACCCCGGACCATACTCCGGTTCGGGAGAAGGGACGTGAGTCCCCACCCTATGTATTCGTGCTGGACAGGCACGGACATCCGCTCCAGCCCTGCACCCCGGCCAGGGCACGCAAGCTGCTCACAAGGGGACGCGCTGTCGTGCATCGGCGCACGCCATTCGTCATCCGTCTCAAGGACCGCACCATCGACACCTCAGAAGTTGATGGGGCGGAACTAGGCATCGACCCCGGCTCCCAGCACACCGGGATCTCGATATTCACCGCCCAGGGTGGCGAGCGCCGCGCCCGGTTCGCGCTCCGGCTCGACCACCGCGGCGCCGCGATCCGGAAAAGGATGGGGCAGCGGGCCAACTACCGGCGCGGCCGCCGCACCCGGAACCTGCGCTACCGAAAGCCGCGCTTCGCCAACCGCACGCGACCTTCAGGCTGGCTCCCGCCTTCCCTCCTTCATCGCGTGGCCACTACCGTCTCCTGGGTCGACCGGCTCGCTCGCTGGGCGCCGGTGCGGGCGGTGCTACCTGCTGGCCAAGTGGGGGCGACGGTGCGCCTACTGCGGCACCAGCGGGGTGCCGCTGAACATCGACCACATCCAGCCCCGCAGCCGGGGCGGCACCGACCGGGTCTCGAACCTCACCCTGGCCTGCGTGCCGTGCAACCAGGTCAAGGGCAACCGGCCAATCACACAGTTCCTCACCGGTAAGCCAAAACTGCTCGCCACGATTCGAGCACAGGCCATGACGCCGCTTCGGGACACCGCTGCCGTGCAGTCCACCCGCTGGGCCCTATGGCGCAAGCTTGACGCCCTCCTACCCACCCACGTGGCCTCCGGGGGCCGCACAAAGTGGAACCGTACGCGTAATCACCTACCCAAGACCCACACCCTCGACGCCCTGGCCGTCGGAAAGCTCGACACCATCACCGAAACCGTCTCCCCAGTGATGGTCGCCGGATGCACCGGCCGCGGCACCCACGCCCGCACCCGCTCCGACAAGCACGGCTTCCCCCGCCTTCGCATGCCCCGCCAGAAACAGCACTTCGGCTACCAGACTGGGGACCTCGTCCGAGCCGTCGTGCCCACCGGTAAGAAGCAAGGTACCTACACCGGCCGCCTCGCCGTCCGCTCCCGCGGCTATTTCAACATCACCACCGCACACGGCACCGTCCAAGGACTCAATCACCGTCACATCCGCCTGTTGCAACGGGCGGACGGATACGC includes:
- a CDS encoding ABC transporter ATP-binding protein — its product is MTDAVRTQGLFKRYGQQVAVAGVDLVVPAGSFAGLVGPNGAGKTTTLSMITGLLRPDGGSAEVDGLHVWRDPVEVKARIGVLPEGLRLFERLSGRELLLYAGRLRGIPKGEVEQRAGELLHLMDLAGAADKLVVDYSTGMRKKIGLAAALLHNPSVLFLDEPFEGVDPVSANTLTEVLQRFTASGSTVIFSSHVMDLVERLCDWVSVMNAGHIVAQGSLEQVRGGRSLNQAFLDLVGGSAPGREAGLSWLGAKTKEAP
- a CDS encoding acyl-CoA carboxylase subunit beta, coding for MSAAAESMPDKPDIHTTAGKIADLERRLDEAVHAGSAAAVEKQHAKGKMTARERVLTLLDEGSFVEFDEFARHRSTMFGLDKRRPYGDGVITGHGTVDGRQVCVFSQDVTVFGGSLGEVYGEKIVKVLDMALKTGCPIIGINEGGGARIQEGVVALGLYAEIFKRNVHASGVIPQISLIMGAAAGGHVYSPALTDFVVMVDQTSQMFITGPDVIKTVTGEEVTFEELGGARTHNTKSGVAHYQAADEEDALDYVKALLSYLPSNNLDEAPVFEAAADLEPDPELDEVIPDSPNQPYDMHQVIEHVLDDGEFLEVHALFAPNVVVGYGRVDGQPVGVVANQPMHFAGCLDINASEKAARFIRTCDAFNIPILTFVDVPGFLPGTDQEWNGIIRRGAKLLYAYAEATVPLITVITRKAYGGAYDVMGSKHLGADINLAWPTAQIAVMGAQGAVNILYRRELAAAEDSDTERARLVTEYEDTLANPYIAAERGYVDAVIRPSETRPQVVRALRALRNKRATLPPKKHGNIPL
- a CDS encoding acyl-CoA carboxylase subunit epsilon; this translates as MTPHLRIVRGDATPEEIAALVTALATRHAQPSTPPQPRRQTWRNPARGMRKPVLPGKSAWRMSALP
- a CDS encoding NYN domain-containing protein codes for the protein MAIPDLMPHPVAAKYAVLVDVGYLYAAAGEVLLGAKERKEYRVAADELIQSLQKHAEARISGELLRIYWYDAARDRVPTVDQRVIAQLPWVKVRLGNLNARGQQKGVDAQIRSDLEALARHHAVTDTILLAGDEDMVPAVEAAQAYGVRIHLWGVEPPYGTNQAERLVWESDTVEVISADFLRPFFSRAPQPVPVTPPAAPSPAQVFAGRAPAKPHAKPGQVAKLGPSRPRVEDVGEHVAQKWILTRGRDNIRDLLPGPILPTVIDTELLIEAEKELGHSLRPFPEARVWLRDGFWARVYREFDLGVGVSSK
- a CDS encoding DNA-3-methyladenine glycosylase 2 family protein, which produces MSPLELDFDSCYRAVSARDARFDGRFYTAVTTTRIYCRPICPARTPASRNVRFYRHAASAEAAGFRPCKRCRPELSPGDPGWDVRGDLVGRALRLIDDGGADEQGVVGLARRLHITERHLHRLFVAELGVGPLAVARTKRLLLAKQLLTETGLPVTEVAFAAGFGSVRQFNATMRETYGFTPSELRATAGPRVSDATLRLRLHRREPYDVEGVFAFLASRAIPGLEVADRTSYSRAVPGGTITLTPRPDHIALDVAVEDTRQLARVVARCRRLLDLDADPDAIAEILGQTSLGPLVSARPGLRVPGTFDGFELAVRAVVGQQISVAGARTLLGRIVARAAAPGGLFPTPAHLLETDLTGLGLTNRRIETLKDLAARLAEGQIDLDGGQDPAEAVTGLLEVPGIGPWTASYIALRALRDPDAWPAGDLVLKKRMAALGITDDHIERWRPWRAYAALHLWSSS
- a CDS encoding methylated-DNA--[protein]-cysteine S-methyltransferase, producing MIAAQLIPTPMGPLSLLSREGILVAAGFTADPKEMYARLTPALQAEGLEVVDDLGAASEAVRAYLSGDLAALDAIPVSQPGSPTRKRLHAALREVKAGTTVSYAELAERAGLPKTAARAAGSACAQNLIAPFVPCHRVLPSSGGYGGYYYGVPVKEWLLAHESGGITNL
- a CDS encoding HNH endonuclease yields the protein MPLNIDHIQPRSRGGTDRVSNLTLACVPCNQVKGNRPITQFLTGKPKLLATIRAQAMTPLRDTAAVQSTRWALWRKLDALLPTHVASGGRTKWNRTRNHLPKTHTLDALAVGKLDTITETVSPVMVAGCTGRGTHARTRSDKHGFPRLRMPRQKQHFGYQTGDLVRAVVPTGKKQGTYTGRLAVRSRGYFNITTAHGTVQGLNHRHIRLLQRADGYAYTFQKESCGPYAFSPLPR